A genomic segment from Torulaspora delbrueckii CBS 1146 chromosome 3, complete genome encodes:
- the SND2 gene encoding Snd2p (similar to Saccharomyces cerevisiae YLR065C; ancestral locus Anc_8.24) has translation MAGKAGKKQAQTNLAVLSRLYQVSLPIVALAILKQFYLGEGFGALLRFALLHVPMIGCIYVLDKSGRPHFDSKGKLLREGSDLSQTGGLTEYLFDLVYLSLFGDFGKILFSTNKLWYVLLLVPVYAGWKLYGLKNQFMQKQQQQQQQQQQAPQPEAEARSKRQQKREKRGDRPHVKYR, from the coding sequence ATGGCGGGCAAAGCTGGTAAGAAACAGGCTCAGACTAATTTGGCAGTCCTATCGAGACTCTACCAAGTCTCATTGCCCATTGTGGCTCTCGCAATCTTAAAACAGTTTTACCTTGGCGAAGGATTCGGTGCATTATTACGATTTGCGCTATTGCATGTACCAATGATCGGCTGTATATACGTGCTGGACAAATCTGGAAGACCTCATTTCGATTCAAAGGGCAAGCTTCTACGTGAAGGCTctgatctttctcaaacAGGCGGACTCACCGAATACCTCTTTGACCTTGTCTACTTATCGTTGTTCGGCGATTTTGGCAAGATCTTATTTAGCACAAACAAGTTATGGTATGTGCTACTGCTAGTGCCCGTATATGCCGGTTGGAAGCTCTACGGGCTCAAAAACCAATTCATGCAAaagcaacagcaacagcaacagcaacagcagcaggCACCTCAACCTGAAGCTGAAGCCAGGTCAAAGAGACAACAAAAGCGTGAAAAGAGAGGCGATAGACCGCACGTCAAATATAGATAG
- the YPT1 gene encoding Rab family GTPase YPT1 (similar to Saccharomyces cerevisiae YPT1 (YFL038C); ancestral locus Anc_8.25) has protein sequence MNSEYDYLFKLLLIGNSGVGKSCLLLRFSDDTYTNDYISTIGVDFKIKTVELDGKTVKLQIWDTAGQERFRTITSSYYRGSHGIIIVYDVTDQESFNGVKMWLQEIDRYATSTVLKLLVGNKCDLEDKRVVEYDVAREFAEANKMPFLETSALDSTNVEQAFLTMAKQIKDSMAQQHARDGGSNAKDDQGNVNLKGQSLTNNAGNGCC, from the coding sequence ATGAACAGCGAGTACGATTATCTGTTCAAGTTATTGTTGATTGGGAATTCCGGTGTAGGTAAATCGTGTTTGCTCTTGCGGTTCTCTGATGACACCTATACGAATGATTACATTTCTACCATCGgtgttgatttcaaaattaaGACTGTAGAACTAGACGGTAAGACTGTGAAGTTGCAAATCTGGGATACCGCAGGACAGGAAAGATTCCGCACTATAACGTCTTCCTATTACAGGGGATCGCACGGGATCATCATCGTGTATGATGTTACTGATCAAGAATCCTTCAACGGGGTTAAGATGTGGTTACAAGAGATTGACCGTTATGCCACTTCTACTGTATTGAAGCTGTTGGTGGGTAACAAGTGCGATTTGGAGGACAAACGTGTTGTGGAATACGATGTGGCTCGTGAATTTGCCGAGGCAAATAAGATGCCCTTCCTCGAGACTAGTGCCTTGGATTCTACCAACGTCGAGCAGGCTTTCTTGACTATGGCCAAGCAGATTAAGGACAGCATGGCGCAACAGCATGCTCGTGACGGTGGATCTAACGCTAAGGATGACCAGGGGAATGTTAACTTGAAGGGTCAAAGTCTAACCAACAACGCCGGTAACGGTTGCTGTTAA